The genomic window GCAAAGTTCCATTCGCGTATTTCTCCGCCAAACTATCCAGAGCAAGATATTGCTCCGCCGTCATCTTCCCGCCCGGACATTTCACCCGCACCATAAATTCATATTCTTTATCAAGTCCAGCTTTCTTACGCTCGGTTGCGCTATCCCTGTCATAACCAAAATAGCTGCCATGAAATTTAAGCAGCTCGTAAGACTCATTACTCACTTGTTCGCTAGAAGAGTCATCCAGCTCAGCGGATATATTTCCTTTTAAGTGATCGCTGGCAAGTTTAATCCCCTCAACACCAGAAAGCTTTTTTATCGGTTCACTCATATATCACTTTTCCTAAAAAATTCTCAGACACTTATACTCATTTTGGATAATTTTTATTTATAATAAATCTAGTCTATACTAGAGACACACTTATTTTCAATATTTATTTGTATAATATATAATTATACATTTTATTTATGTGTAAACAGCAAATTATCTCATAAAATACATAATATTAAAAATATTTGGATATACTATACACATAAACAAAGCAACAGCAAGTGCTGGCCCAAAAGGAAAAATCTCACCTTTTTTTAGCAACCGCCATAACAAGCCAAGCATAACACCAAATATACCCACTAAAAATAAAAACACGGGAAGGGCTGCAACACTAAGCCAAAGACCAGCTACCATAAAAAATTTCACATCACCAAAACCAAGCATAATCCGACCACGTAAATAGCTATACCCATAATGTAAAGCAAGGGCGAGGGCGGTCATAGTCCCGAAACTCCATAAAATATCAATGGACAAACTATCATTCACATAATGGTAAGCTAAGGCGAGGGGCGTTAGTATCAAGTGAACACTATCAGGAATAATAAAATGCTCAAGATCAACGATAATCATTATCGTAAGCATAACCGCCATCAGAGCAAGAAGCGTAAATTCCACACTCAGACCATAACGTGAATATAAAAACACAAAAATTAAAGCGGTGCTAAGCTCAATTAATGGATAACGTATTGAGATTTTAGTAGCGCAGTACTGACATTTTCCACCACTAAGCAGCCACGAGAATAGTGGGAACAAATCCTTAAATCCCAATTTGTTATTACAGTTCGGACAATAAGATGGCTTCCTCACCACCCCAACTCCAAGCGGCAGGCGATAGCTGGCGCAACTTATGAAACTGCCAAACACCAACCCTAAAAAAACAACTATGATAAATTCATATAACAATGAGTTAACCCTTTAGATAAATTATTAGTTATAATATAAACTTATATATAGACTATAAAGATATTTAGATATGGTTACTACTTGCCATTTGTGATAAATCAGTTATAACCGTACCTATTATTAATTTTTATAAAATGTATTGGGAACTCATAATATGCCAATGCCAGCGAGTGAGATAGAATCACTGATAAAATCAGCTTTCCCTGACGCCGATATTACCCTTGTTGACACAGCGGGAGATAATGATCATTACAGCCTGACTATAGCGTCAGAAAAATTCACTGGCAAAAGCAGAGTGGCTCAACATAAAATGGTTATGGCGGCAATGGGCGATAATATGGGAACGAAATTACACGCCATGTCAATAACCACTAAAGTAAAAAATAGTTAAATCAGATAGAACAGACAAATAAATAGAGGAAAATATGACTAACCCAGTATTTGATGAAATCAAAAAAGACATAAGCGAAAATGACATAGTGCTGTATATGAAAGGCAGCAAAATGATTCCACAATGTGGCTTTTCAGCTACCGTAGTACAAGTATTGGAAAGACTCGGAGTTGAGAATTATAAAGATATAAATGTACTGGAAAATCCAGAAATCCGTGAGGGAATTAAAGAGTTCAGCGACTGGCCAACCATTCCACAGCTTTATGTAAAAGGTGAGTTCATCGGCGGATGCGACATCGTCCGTGAGATGTATCAAAGTGGTGAATTACAGGATGTTCTAAAAGAAAAAGGTATTAACGCTGCGGCTTAGGATGACCTAGTTTGTAATTCTAACACTACCAGATTTACCTGTATGCGAAATAACACTGCCAACTTTAGTACCAACAGCTGCGGTAGCGTTTTTAATCATTCTAGCCGTTCCTCCATCGGCTTTAGTCAAAGCTCTTTGTAGCTCTTCGTCATTCGCAAGTAATTTTTTACCATTATCCGTCTCAACTAAAGAATAAGCTAAAGTATTAGCGGTTCTAGGGTTATTAGCAATAAACGATTTTACAAGTTCAGAATTCCTCGCCAATAAATCTTTACCCCCACTATTGGCTCTTAAATTCATCGCAAGAATAATAGCGGCATCTCC from Rickettsiales bacterium includes these protein-coding regions:
- the grxD gene encoding Grx4 family monothiol glutaredoxin, with product MTNPVFDEIKKDISENDIVLYMKGSKMIPQCGFSATVVQVLERLGVENYKDINVLENPEIREGIKEFSDWPTIPQLYVKGEFIGGCDIVREMYQSGELQDVLKEKGINAAA
- a CDS encoding BolA/IbaG family iron-sulfur metabolism protein → MPMPASEIESLIKSAFPDADITLVDTAGDNDHYSLTIASEKFTGKSRVAQHKMVMAAMGDNMGTKLHAMSITTKVKNS
- a CDS encoding prepilin peptidase, producing MLYEFIIVVFLGLVFGSFISCASYRLPLGVGVVRKPSYCPNCNNKLGFKDLFPLFSWLLSGGKCQYCATKISIRYPLIELSTALIFVFLYSRYGLSVEFTLLALMAVMLTIMIIVDLEHFIIPDSVHLILTPLALAYHYVNDSLSIDILWSFGTMTALALALHYGYSYLRGRIMLGFGDVKFFMVAGLWLSVAALPVFLFLVGIFGVMLGLLWRLLKKGEIFPFGPALAVALFMCIVYPNIFNIMYFMR